From Drosophila suzukii chromosome 2R, CBGP_Dsuzu_IsoJpt1.0, whole genome shotgun sequence, a single genomic window includes:
- the BEAF-32 gene encoding uncharacterized protein BEAF-32 isoform X1 — MHVEKKSELRSLLKSGDKRCKLVEPRNTKSCVWRFFNLVQCDDRIEPYACCKTCGDLLSYSGKTGTGSLLRHRCLHSNSSNEKTVRITKAKTLREPLRVAKPKIETNVASYLGESGALPQKWEEYEQNDEIGEDIKDIIYSEDPLCYSPIHVMEDEGLEQGEKQVTMVTHSSASAAGGSRTSGAASGVQATVVASSSSSTNNSAKQLKNNLETSIDRLTTVSEQLSYIIQQNHEEATKDDDYYFALSLVPVMRHLSLSRKMYVRSKIQEILFKESEDSVPTKDE; from the exons ATGCATGTGGAGAAGAAATCGGAGCTACGAAGTCTCCTAAAATCCGGCGACAAGCGATGCAAACTTGTGGAGCCCCGGAATACGAAAAGCTGCGTCTGGAGATTTTTCAATCTCGTCCAGTGCGACGATCGTATTGAGCCCTACGCCTGCTGCAAAACCTGCGGCGATCTGCTCTCCTACAGCGGGAAAACCGGAACCGGGTCCCTGCTGCGCCACCGATGTCTCCACTCCAACAGCAGTAACG AGAAAACTGTGCGGATAACCAAGGCCAAGACGCTGAGGGAGCCACTGCGGGTGGCCAAGCCGAAGATCGAGACCAATGTGGCCAGTTACCTGGGCGAGTCCGGTGCACTGCCCCAGAAGTGGGAGGAGTACGAGCAGAACGATGAGATCGGCGAGGACATCAAGGATATCATCTATAGCGAGGATCCCCTGTGCTACAGCCCCATACATGTGATGGAGGACGAGGGCCTGGAGCAGGGCGAGAAGCAAGTCACCATGGTGACCCATTCCAGTGCCTCCGCCGCTGGGGGCAGCAGGACCAGTGGAGCGGCTTCGGGGGTCCAGGCCACTGTGGTGGCCTCTTCCTCCAGCTCCACCAACAACTCGGCCAAGCAGCTGAAAAACAACCTCGAGACGTCCATCGACCGACTGACCACCGTTAGCGAGCAGCTCAGCTATATCATTCAGCAGAATCACGAAGAGGCCACCAAGGACGACGACTACTATTTCGCTCTTAGCCTGGTGCCCGTCATGCGGCACTTGTCGCTCAGTCGCAAGATGTACGTGCGCTCCAAGATCCAGGAGATACTGTTCAAGGAGAGCGAGGACTCTGTGCCCACCAAGGATGAGTAG
- the BEAF-32 gene encoding uncharacterized protein BEAF-32 isoform X2 — protein MPKGRVSNVWQHYDINEECENFAICRYCGNNISRGGMASNLKGNNTTNLWTHLRHKHSDEVLVSPVQQRPQARMIPIIKKEKTVRITKAKTLREPLRVAKPKIETNVASYLGESGALPQKWEEYEQNDEIGEDIKDIIYSEDPLCYSPIHVMEDEGLEQGEKQVTMVTHSSASAAGGSRTSGAASGVQATVVASSSSSTNNSAKQLKNNLETSIDRLTTVSEQLSYIIQQNHEEATKDDDYYFALSLVPVMRHLSLSRKMYVRSKIQEILFKESEDSVPTKDE, from the exons ATGCCCAAGGGTCGCGTGAGCAATGTGTGGCAGCACTACGATATTAACGAGGAGTGCGAAAACTTTGCGATATGCCGCTACTGCGGCAACAATATATCGCGTGGTGGCATGGCCAGCAATTTGAAGGGCAACAATACAACCAATTTGTGGACGCATTTGCGGCACAAGCATAGCGACGAGGTCCTGGTCAGCCCGGTGCAGCAGCGTCCACAGGCGCGGATGATCCCGATCATCAAGAAAG AGAAAACTGTGCGGATAACCAAGGCCAAGACGCTGAGGGAGCCACTGCGGGTGGCCAAGCCGAAGATCGAGACCAATGTGGCCAGTTACCTGGGCGAGTCCGGTGCACTGCCCCAGAAGTGGGAGGAGTACGAGCAGAACGATGAGATCGGCGAGGACATCAAGGATATCATCTATAGCGAGGATCCCCTGTGCTACAGCCCCATACATGTGATGGAGGACGAGGGCCTGGAGCAGGGCGAGAAGCAAGTCACCATGGTGACCCATTCCAGTGCCTCCGCCGCTGGGGGCAGCAGGACCAGTGGAGCGGCTTCGGGGGTCCAGGCCACTGTGGTGGCCTCTTCCTCCAGCTCCACCAACAACTCGGCCAAGCAGCTGAAAAACAACCTCGAGACGTCCATCGACCGACTGACCACCGTTAGCGAGCAGCTCAGCTATATCATTCAGCAGAATCACGAAGAGGCCACCAAGGACGACGACTACTATTTCGCTCTTAGCCTGGTGCCCGTCATGCGGCACTTGTCGCTCAGTCGCAAGATGTACGTGCGCTCCAAGATCCAGGAGATACTGTTCAAGGAGAGCGAGGACTCTGTGCCCACCAAGGATGAGTAG